The genomic segment TGCCTGGGATCGTGGTTTTGTGATGCCATGGCAACGATGACAGGCTGCTGGGCGGGTGTGACTGGGTGCTGAGCGGGTTCGCCGTCGCCCTCGTCCTCCATCTTCGGCCGTTTGGCCTGGGGCTCGCTTGACTGACTAGCTGGAGGCTGTCTGGTCACCAGAACTGGAGGAGAGCTGGAGGCCTGGGCAGCCAAGATCTGCAGAGGACTGTTCAAGACTTGAGAGAAGATGAGAAGTGGGTGAAACATGAGACCATATGGAAGTAGAAAAATCAGCCTAAGCTGAAAATCAAATCTTTTgtgtcaaaatctaaaaaaagaaactacttAAAACAAACAGTGTTTAAATACAGGGAACCATGGGGAAACAGAAAAGAGACCATCTGTAGCTGTAACTTGATATAATCAGATTACAAACAAACTTAAGAGAAAAGGACAAATGTGAATACTGTGGATCACAACTTCTCTGCTTTTAGAGTCAGATTTAGCCATGAGTGAAACAAACTACCATAATTTCCACACTGGAAGGCACATTcaaaagcctaatttttttttccaaaaaaacgaCAGATCGCTTTATAtgtggattaattctggttgtgtttactgatgtcaaagtgatttGGAGAGGTACATGACACTCACTCGTTTTTACAAACAAGGTCTGGTGTTACTGTAAacatgctaatgcagctaacatatAGTCAGACTGTTAATgtggccaaactaaaaaaagtttttgtctattttcttatttacaagttgcaaacaagattgacgagttacaagtattgtgaaGACCCTAACGTGTTACATGTTCTAACGTTATTGTGAATTCAGTTAAAGTCTGACAGACTTATTTCTGACTCTTTCGTCTCACTTAATCCGCCTCTTATATACAATATAATCCGAAAATAATCCATCCATTGACGGAGCACTTTATAATCTGGTCTGCCCAATAGTGTGGAAAGTACGGTAGTTTAACATATTGGCTTTTTAAAGAgggttgaaaataaaaaaacaacaacacaaatctTACCAGATGCATTAGCAAggctggttgccatggaaacagcaGCCATGGTGTGCTTGCCATTTTGGGTAACAGGGCGAACAGGAAGCTGGTGTAAACCTGGGGTAAAGTGACGTCCCTCCCCGCCCTGCACTGCGCTGTCCACTGTCTGGATGACCCGCTCGCGGCTCAGCTGGGCGTCTGAGGAGAACGAGGCGCAGTTAAAACCATGATGAAGCATCTGTGGTCGTAGCAGGACAACATGAGATGatgcatttaacaaaaaaagtgatagTATGAAGAAGAATCTACAGAAAGAGAGATAAGAAAAGTTACACTCACTGTAacttatgtctttaaaaaagtgactaAAAATCGCACAAACCCTTGTTTTTATGTCTAGCATGTAGACAAATATCTTAAGCAATATGTATTTGTTTGCTTAAAAGGAGAGTATGTTTCTTTAAGTATTTTGCATATTGTATTAATGATTTTTTGAGCCCATTtgacaaagtattttttttcttataaatcaGTTTATAGTCTGTGTGATTTAAGACTACAAATTGTTTATTGTCCATgtagtgtttgttttcatccaGTCCATTAACgtatgttaaaacaaaaaaatgtcctaGTTAGTTATAAGGAATTTCTGCACATCTGAAGCTTTTCTGAAATGTGCCATAAAAAACTCAACTTTCCAGAACAAACTCTTCTAAAACACAGACAGTTTCAAAAACAccccagcagagggcgctaaaGTTCCCCTGCAGCTGCTGAAGAGCAGAAATGTGAGTCAGATTGCACCTTGGTTATAATATCCAcactttcattaaaatttaatttaaatgctCCTTTGGTCACGTTTACATTAACTATAATTTAGaagaccaaaacaacaaaattaagctaatttttaaaaaagaattcagACATCCTTTACCACCGTCTATTTCTGATAAAACATCCTAAGGTTAAAATGTGTTAGTATGTCAATTACCTTTATATTGTTGTTTATATATTGTTAATAATgcatacaaattattttaaatattataaactTCTGTCATTTGTCAGTGGGACAATCAAAAAAATTCACTGTAATAatttttcttgttcattttctgtttcctctgTAAGCTACATGTAGTACATTAGCAATAGAGAAATGTCTTCCAGAAGACTGTGAAGGAAGTTACTGGGATAAAGGTAGCAAGACACAAAGCATCTTATCTATTTTTCAAAAGTGCAACAACACTCCTGCAGACGTCAAATTACAGCTTAAGGCGTGAAGCTTGCAGACTGTGCAGAGACGACACCTGTTACATCCCTGGAGCAAAAGCACAGCAAATATGTGCGTGTTTTTAAATCTGCTCCGCGCAGCGACAAACACCGACTCAAACAGCAACTGTTGTGCAATAATGGAACTGAACTCCAGCAGGAGGACGAGGACCCAGTCGGGTTCTTCGGAATCCAAACGCTCAAACGGGACTCAAAAGGTGATCAAATGACATTCTGCTCATTCGGCTTCCAGCTGCATCTGTCGTCATCCATCTGCTGCATGTGTGTTGCATCATGGGATCAACATGTCATTCATGCTGCATTCCAGCTGGTTGGTCAGTGAGTTTAAGTctcaatgctttaaaaataaaatgtgatacaATCATTCTTTGTTAAGAAATCACAGTGtagattcaactttttttttttaaagtgattttgaaaaaagtattttctattgttttttattgtaattttttgtgtaaattaattatttaaaaataatcgaATTAgttaaagaataattttaacaaatacatagatttttaatgtaacattaAACTATAAACTTGTGAATTAACGCAGGTTTGATTCTATTTTTTGGCTGGGACGCCTGGTTCTAACGGCAGGAATCTGTCCTGGGTCATTTCTGACTGCAGAATTGAAAGCCTTGCGCTGTGTGAAGCACAACTGGTCATTGAAGGAATGACCATGATCCCTTCATTCTGGTCATCTTTAATTATGGGCAGACaaaggctgaatctgaattcttcctctacccctccaactgtagggacatttgtaaaaattgtgttcttAAGGGTAACTCATAAGGACTTGATGGTATATCCCTCCGCTCTGAGGGGGTTCCACGCGGCGCTGTGCCATGGAGAAGAAGCACATTTCTTCACACgttaagtttaaatttaaatgtaagtaatgacttttttgtgttagcatgactttttatagttataaaactgatgttatgtgTTTTCCGAGTCTTGGCGTACTGGCGAacaatgatgacatcatcgagcgGTAGCACAATCCAAATTTAAGACagtttttccataactctccgattggagggctaaatgtgggggtagggagaagccggagGGGTAAggaaagaattcggatttggccaaAATATATGCAGCCTGATGAGAGTGGATGTAACAGTTGTTGCTTTGTTAGTGAGAAGCAGGAgatattttttcctcaaagtaTGTGTTTTGaggattttgtaaaaattactaCAAATACTGCTTTACTTTACAACATGATTGAAAGCAGCTTAATGTGATGTTTCTCTTTAGACAATTTACCCAAGTTAACATGTTCCTTCACAATAAATACGTACAatttgaaatgcttttacaCTGCACTAATGAGAAAGGACTAAACTCTCCAGAAATCTCCTCTGGTGggaatattttctaaaaagagCTCTGAGCAGAGGTCTTTTTAAATGccttttcttttactgttaagaCGTTTTGGAACTTTTCTCGAttcaggttcttttttttttatttgggcaAATATggtgattttgttcttttttgttacctggatattttgtgtttacacaGTTTGACCAGAATTGTCTTGTTTAGTTTGTAGCAGAGTTCAGGTAATCATCACACCTGAGAAAACTGACTCTGGTACAGAGCTAACAGCCTCAGTgtagcttaaagacccactccaatggaaattgttgttctggtgttttttaacatgtNNNNNNNNNNNNNNNNNNNNNNNNNNNNNNNNNNNNNNNNNNNNNNNNNNNNNNNNNNNNNNNNNNNNNNNNNNNNNNNNNNNNNNNNNNNNNNNNNNNNNNNNNNNNNNNNNNNNNNNNNNNNNNNNNNNNNNNNNNNNNNNNNNNNNNNNNNNNNNNNNNNNNNNNNNNNNNNNNNNNNNNNNNNNNNNNNNNNNNNNNNNNNNNNNNNNNNNNNNNNNNNNNNNNNNNNNNNNNNNNNNNNNNNNNNNNNNNNNNNNNNNNNNNNNNNNNNNNNNNNNNNNNNNNNNNNNNNNNNNNNNNNNNNNNNNNNNNNNNNNNNNNNNNNNNNNNNNNNNNNNNNNNNNNNNNNNNNNNNNNNNNNNNNNNNNNNNNNNNNNNNNNNNNNNNNNNNNNNNNNNNNNNNNNNNNNNNNNNNNNNNNNNNNNNNNNNNNNNNNNNNNNNNNNNNNNNNNNNNNNNNNNNNNNNNNNNNNNNNNNNNNNNNNNNNNNNNNNNNNNNNNNNNNNNNNNNNNNNNNNNNNNNNNNNNNNNNNNNNNNNNNNNNNNNNNNNNNNNNNNNNNNNNNNNNNNNNNNNNNNNNNNNNNNNNNNNNNNNNNNNNNNNNNNNNNNNNNNNNNNNNNNNNNNNNNNNNNNNNNNNNNNNNNNNNNNNNNNNNNNNNNNNNNNNNNNNNNNNNNNNNNNNNNNNNNNNNNNNNNNNNNNNNNNNNNNNNNNNNNNNNNNNNNNNNNNNNNNNNNNNNNNNNNNNNNNNNNNNNNNNNNNNNNNNNNNNNNNNNNNNNNNNNNNNNNNNNNNNNNNNNNNNNNNNNNNNNNNNNNNNNNNNNNNNNNNNNNNNNNNNNNNNNNNNNNNNNNNNNNNNNNNNNNNNNNNNNNNNNNNNNNNNNNNNNNNNNNNNNNNNNNNNNNNNNNNNNNNNNNNNNNNNNNNNNNNNNNNNNNNNNNNNNNNNNNNNNNNNNNNNNNNNNNNNNNNNNNNNNNNNNNNNNNNNNNNNNNNNNNNNNNNNNNNNNNNNNNNNNNNNNNNNNNNNNNNNNNNNNNNNNNNNNNNNNNNNNNNNNNNNNNNNNNNNNNNNNNNNNNNNNNNNNNNNNNNNNNNNNNNNNNNNNNNNNNNNNNNNNNNNNNNNNNNNNNNNNNNNNNNNNNNNNNNNNNNNNNNNNNNNNNNNNNNNNNNNNNNNNNNNNNNNNNNNNNNNNNNNNNNNNNNNNNNNNNNNNNNNNNNNNNNNNNNNNNNNNNNNNNNNGCTTTTACACTGCACTAATGAGAAAGGACTAAACTCTCCAGAAATCTCCTCTGGTGggaatattttctaaaaagagCTCTGAGCAGATgcctttaaaatgtcttttactTTGATTGTCGAGACGTTTTGGAACTTTTCTTGATccaggttcttttttttatttgtgcaaatatggtgattttgttcttttttgtgacCGGGATAGTCTGTGTTTACACTGTAAGTGAAGCAATGTTCACAGTTTGACCAGAATTGCCTCGTTTAGTTCGTAGCAGAGTTCAGGTAACCATTACATCTGAGAAAACTGACTCTGGTACAGAGATAACAGCCTCAGTgtagcttaaagacccacttcgatGGAAATTGtggttctggtgttttttaacatgtttttagcttaaaactgcatttctgaatatttgtttattcaaatgattgtgaatcagaagaCGAAAtaggatgtttgaaaaagcactaatttgtgatgtagaaaaatgTGTTGGGTGGGCCACAGGCTCCCTGCAAATATGAAGGGGAATGGGGGCGGGACTGCTCCGCACTAACGATCCTACCCACAACTCACAGGTGATGGTGTAAAGAAGTAGTACCTCTAATATCACTGTTGCCCTCCAGTCCTCCACTAACAGGGGTGCTGTATCCATTTGAAGGGTTGGAAGACAGCGGGGCGCTGGTGACCACCCGCACCATGGTGACAGAGGACTGGGGGGTGGTCTGAAGCACGTGGATGGGCTGGGCTTGGCCGACACCCCCTGAGAGGATTGTAAGGGCTTTCCCTGGGCCTGAATTCAGGACGGTCGGGTGGGCGGGGGCAGCCATGATGACAGGCTGAGCACCGACCGGAGAACCTATTAAAAGACAGGACCAAACAAGTTCTCTTTCTAAATACTGCAGAGTGTGTCACTTCAGGGTTCTTCTATATGCGTTTGGTTTTCTGGGACGCTCACCAGGGGCACTTTGAGAGTAGCGGTACTCTGGTACGGAGGCCAGTTTGCTAACCAGCTGTTCGTGGTGGTCATGAGGAACAGGCGAGCCCTCTCTGCTCAGACATTCTGGAGTCTGCAGCCCGCTGGAGGAAGGAGAAAGAAGTCCCTGATGGGTGGGGGATGCAGGAGCACTCCTGAgtcacaaaaaagggaaaaacaaaacaacaaagtcaTCAAAACTGCTGCGTCGAGTTCTACACTCCTTCTGCTGGACCACAGAACTTCACAAATCACACTTACTTTGTTCTGTCCAATCAAATGATAGCCAAGTGGGAAAGGGAACAAAGGGTTAACAGCCTTTCTGTGTAATTGACAGTCACTGAAAACCGTTTGGAGATTGTACCTTGAAGACAGAGGCCCGAAAGGCGTCCGAAAGCAGGCCACTCCTCTTTGTCGTCTTTTCCTGAAGGCCTGCTCCACCAGCTTGGTTTCAGAGGCAGAATCCAGACGCCAGAAGCTTCCTTTGCCGGGCTCGTCCTGGGAACGGGCCACTTTCAAGAAGTAGCGGTTGAGAGACAGATTGTGTCTGATCGAGTTCTGCGAGAAAatgaaatatagttttttttaaacttttatccaAGTTTACTTCCAGTCTACTAACATGAAAGACATTTCCGAGCAGAGGAAGAGAACTCTACCTGCCAGCCTTTATCAGCAGTGCGATAGTATGGGTAGTGTTTGGTGATGTGGGCGTAGATGCCGCTGAGAGTCAGCTGTTTGTCTGGAGCTGAGGAGATCGCCTGGACTATTAGCTGCGCGTACGAATAAGGAGGTTTGGACTCATCCTGGACAGTGAAGAGAGAACATGAAAGCACATCAGCTCTACTGGGGTTTCTATGAAGGGAAACGGTGGCCTCATTTTAGGCTCCAACTGTTTTGGACTAGTCACCTTGGGGCTGTCTCCTCCAGCTGCCTCCCCTCGCTGCTCACTCCCTCCACCTCTCTGCTCCGCTAGCCCTCGTCTTTGCTCGGAAACAGCCTTGGCAGCAAATTCAGCTGCTAactggaggtcagaggtcacattGCGTCCATAGCGATACCCTGACGACCCTGCTCCTCGTGGACTGGCTGGACATGAGTTAGGAACACTGAGGAAGAAGATAGAAGTCTGTAAGATTTCTGGGAGCTGAAGTGCTGCTAACCTGAAGGAAAATGCTCCACAAGCTCCTTTAGAGGAGCAGTGACATCTTTGTCATCACAAATGTGTGTCTACACCGCATGTGGACTCATTTGAAGGGAATACTCCACAGCTATCTAACACCATCTCACCAGTGTGGTGTTGTGTGTACCAACAGTGACCTCCATCACCTACACCTGTGGTTTTTCTGGTCTAAACTGTGCAGTGATCAGAACGGGAGTGTAATCTCTTGAGAAGAGGATGGATgaacatcagccaatcagagcgtGTGGGTGTTGAGAACCATTAAAGTTTATCGGGTCAGATATCAGTTCCCTCCTTTGCTAAATAAAACACTCACTCCCCACCGCAGAGCGCCGGTTCCTGAAAGCAGCCCGAACAAACCATTTAAGAAGATTCTGTTGGggtgattttttattattaacctttcacacaatttaaagttttaagtcaATGAAGTTCTCTCGAGTGAAGCAGGAAGTCAACTGTGACCCCAGCATGTAAACATTAACCTGAACAGCAGAAGCTCAGCAGCTTTAGGACTGTCGTTCAGTCACACATGTTAGCTTTTAGTGTTTGAACatcctaaaaatgtcaaaaattgtataatccttcagacatttcaaaataaaagcacaactaACCTCATTGGTTGCAGTGCATTTGTCTAAAACCTTGACAGTGAAATTGTGATCTGATTGATGTGATAGCATGTACAGCCCCATCTGTCACTGCTCAAATATTTAACACAAATTTATTACTAAACTGTCCAAGAACAACAGagtaaaaaattaagaaactgAACTCCAGAGCAGGTCAGCTTTGTCTGATCTATTCCAACTCTTCATGCAACTTGAAAATTCTgatgttacaaataaaaaaaaagatacttatCCTGCGATTCTCCTTCAATTTAAATGATCAGagcaaaaggggaaaaaaagataaataaaaaacactgagaAGAGATTAAAACTAAGCACAGGACTGGGTTAATATTTGACTCAATGTTCTGTTATTTGCTGCGTCGCAGAAAGAGCACAAAGAAAAGCCAACGACTGGTTACACAACACACATCTGCTTCTGTTAGTAAAGTAAACACCGGTTTGTGAGAGTCCACAAGCTTTGATTTTCCTCTGGCAGGAGAGAAACACAGACAGTGTAAGTGAGAGGAACAAGGGGAGAGAAAATACTGTATGTTTATAGATTTAGCTGAAGAAACCAGGCTGCAGGCTCTTATGTAACAGCTCAGGaagattagaataaaaaaactgatgatGATAAAGGGAAATTctccaaaagaaagaaagctgatAAAAAACTGTACATAGTAGAAAATCATTGGGTGTCTCACCAGAGAGGCAAGGGTCATTTTGATTATATCTGAATAACCTTTTGACCCCCCTCACATGAGTGCACAGACTAGcagagaaaaaagttttctattgttttttgttcatttcagtGGTTAGACAGGAAGAGTGACTCTTTCCagtgttgtttaaataaaagcacGTGCTTTTACGCAACACTTAGTTTCAACAAACTGCATGTGGGCGAGACAGGAGGCGCaactatcaaaaaaaaaacagtgaaagtgAAGCAGCTCTGCAGGAGCGCCCATCTTCATtccattttttgtttccatttccATGTGCATGAGACAAGGAGCAGAGGGCTCGCCACGAGGGGAGGGGGCACCCAAAAGGAAACCACTCACAAGTGCAAAAAATGCCCAACAGGCAAAACAATCCGCCCAGCAGCCAATCACGCACCCCGAAGCTGCAGCCACCCCATATAAGGCAAGCTGAATGTTGTCAAGTAGACCACCAGCCACAAGAGGGTGCACGGACCACAATCCACATGCTGCACACATTTATGGAGCTGGTTCTACAAACGGAGCCACAACCAAAATACTGGTGGATGACGGTGCACGGAACGAGACAAGAGCTCGCCAAGGAAACCTAACAGTCACAAAAATTAGTCACTTATTAGGAATCCCAACTAAACTGACTTTTGATGCATACAAGCACTGCAACTTTCATTGGTCTGGTTTATTGTTTGGTGATCAGACAcaaaataagtttaatttttcataagTACATTATTTTAAGCTTCTGCTTAACAAAAAAGCTGATAACTCTtctataaaaaaacactaaatgatGTCCACTTTGACATAAAGCTCAGACAGCACCCTGCAGACATCAGCACGTTACCTGATGGTGCCGGTGGGCGAGGGCATCGGGGAGCCGAACGCCCTGATGTGCTCTTCATGCTGCTGCGCTGTGGGAATGCTGATTTTCAGAGGGGAAATGTGGGGCAGGAGAGGTTGAGGGGGTGGAGAGGGCTGCTCCGTCTCTCTGTGCTCCTCAGCATCCAGGAATGACATGAACTGGATCTTGATTACGGTGCTGGGAAAACGAAACACACACCTAGGAAAGCAGGACAGACGAGAGGAAGAGAAGGGGACAAAAGGGTGTTAGGCAGCTCAGTTCTGCATTTACTCAACAGAAGAAGGTGCTTCAATCAAATCACATGATCTTACAAAAAACAAGTCACAGAAATGCAGACtctaaaactcaaaaattcCTAACACCAAAATTTCAGCCACCTAAAGCATCTGGTGgtctattaaataaaaacagtttttgggatgtttttcttcattgaaataaaaaggaaaaatgaacttatttgtatttgtttgaacAACTCATTACAGGTAATGTGTTCTACCAGATGagagtaaaaacattaaaaaatgtctcgtctttcttaacttttaatagaaaaatcttGCCATAAATCTGTCTGTTTCCAAagataaaagccttttttactAAGATGTCTGGAGACAATTCATTCAAGTTTAAACTAATCTAAAAATTCAATTTCCATCCCAGCTCTTTCTGGCATCATCCAAATCCTGCTGACAGTAATCTGAAAGTTGGCTTTCAGCAGTCGCTCATTAGTAAGACATGCGACTGTGTCGACTCTGAAACACTGAGTGCCTGTGACTGAATACTTAATGATGAATGTGAGAATAAAGATGATAATCTGATgttgatttctcttttttagaaCATGAATACACGGCAGAGTGAGACCAGCTCAGTCTGAGGAAAAAAGCTGATAGTAAAATATAAAGCAGATAACCTAAACACTTTAGAATAActggaagtttttaaaaagataaactaTTTTTGGAGctaaagtgaaagaaaataacTAGTTTACAGCAAACTAATAGCAAAAGTGCCAGCATGaatgcctttttttctctgctttcagCAGGTCTGGACAAATACCTAAATAAAAGCAGGGATCAGTCAAATGGACAAGTTTGTTCAAGTATAAACAAACTCAATGAACATAATCATATGTAAAGGGCTTAGTGAATGTTTTACAATAGAACCTTGAAAACTGATGTCGTTTAATTCTGCCCAGCAACAGATTTGTGTACTCAGCAGTCTGTGAAAgtgcaaacagagaaaaaagggaaaaaaaatcttcccaTGATTGTTTCTCAGCGAGAAGCTAAGGCTCTTCTGTCTGTTATGTGAATGTTtgatagcctaaaaaaaattaaaaatatatattaaataaagtgCTGCTGGGTTGTTTTGAGCCGGAAGGAAACTGCAGGAAAAATATTGCATATCTTTGCTGTGTCGGTTGCTGTAACGGGTGCTGTCACTCAAACACTAGATCTGTGAACTCGGCGCCTGAAGGAATTTCTGAACTTCCAGAAGAGACTAGAGAGAATCTGAGAAAAAGATTACCtccaaattgacaaaaaaattataacaaaaatcatgtgtgtgtgtgtgtacttttcaccaatttttttttacttttagccatttcaacaaaaaattgCAAACTTAGTTGCCTTAAGAGATAAATATGTTTAAGTGTTAAAAGGATATGCGGGGTTTAGCAtaatttcaactaaaaacaacattaaatagAAACACTGAttcatttaatatatatatatataaataaaataaaaatttaatctATTAACaatgtttgctctttttttccaacagGTCAGGCTTCCCCTTAATCACAACATTACAGATAAGCAAATGCATTCCTAAGAACTGGAGTGTAAACAAACAGCTGAAATGTCAATctttaaagctaattttaaaCCCATTTAGAAATTAGTCACTGTAGATTTCTTAAAagtattaaagtcccactcggtcatcttttgatctattttaccgtaagtgttcccagtggtctttttaatacaattatgccatttttaggcttttttttaatgtagttttctaggacatagtttctgcagagtggcagtagttcatcagaaattcccctctagGTTGTGGGTAGGACTGTTGATTTGGAGTTAGTCTGCACCTACTTCCCAACATCCACTAGTTTAAATTCTCTCCCACTATCTTGCAGATCCTCAGAAATCCAAACTAACattacatggatctatttgtctaaagCAGT from the Oryzias melastigma strain HK-1 linkage group LG1, ASM292280v2, whole genome shotgun sequence genome contains:
- the foxk1 gene encoding forkhead box protein K1 isoform X1 is translated as MADYRDDTGARALLALQSAPCSPVRVAVTSHAFHQPSLALLGPPMMDARTDAGLFPARLSSTPPRALARLEGRDFEFVMRQRTVTIGRNSSHGSVDINMGHSSFISRRHLLISYDEASGFSLRCLGKNGVFVDGVFQRRGAPPLSLPRECVFRFPSTVIKIQFMSFLDAEEHRETEQPSPPPQPLLPHISPLKISIPTAQQHEEHIRAFGSPMPSPTGTISVPNSCPASPRGAGSSGYRYGRNVTSDLQLAAEFAAKAVSEQRRGLAEQRGGGSEQRGEAAGGDSPKDESKPPYSYAQLIVQAISSAPDKQLTLSGIYAHITKHYPYYRTADKGWQNSIRHNLSLNRYFLKVARSQDEPGKGSFWRLDSASETKLVEQAFRKRRQRGVACFRTPFGPLSSRTKSAPASPTHQGLLSPSSSGLQTPECLSREGSPVPHDHHEQLVSKLASVPEYRYSQSAPGSPVGAQPVIMAAPAHPTVLNSGPGKALTILSGGVGQAQPIHVLQTTPQSSVTMVRVVTSAPLSSNPSNGYSTPVSGGLEGNSDIRDAQLSRERVIQTVDSAVQGGEGRHFTPGLHQLPVRPVTQNGKHTMAAVSMATSLANASVLNSPLQILAAQASSSPPVLVTRQPPASQSSEPQAKRPKMEDEGDGEPAQHPVTPAQQPVIVAMASQNHDPRQ
- the foxk1 gene encoding forkhead box protein K1 isoform X2 — encoded protein: MADYRDDTGARALLALQSAPCSPVRVAVTSHAFHQPSLALLGPPMMDARTDAGLFPARLSSTPPRALARLEGRDFEFVMRQRTVTIGRNSSHGSVDINMGHSSFISRRHLLISYDEASGFSLRCLGKNGVFVDGVFQRRGAPPLSLPRECVFRFPSTVIKIQFMSFLDAEEHRETEQPSPPPQPLLPHISPLKISIPTAQQHEEHIRAFGSPMPSPTGTISVPNSCPASPRGAGSSGYRYGRNVTSDLQLAAEFAAKAVSEQRRGLAEQRGGGSEQRGEAAGGDSPKDESKPPYSYAQLIVQAISSAPDKQLTLSGIYAHITKHYPYYRTADKGWQNSIRHNLSLNRYFLKVARSQDEPGKGSFWRLDSASETKLVEQAFRKRRQRGVACFRTPFGPLSSRSAPASPTHQGLLSPSSSGLQTPECLSREGSPVPHDHHEQLVSKLASVPEYRYSQSAPGSPVGAQPVIMAAPAHPTVLNSGPGKALTILSGGVGQAQPIHVLQTTPQSSVTMVRVVTSAPLSSNPSNGYSTPVSGGLEGNSDIRDAQLSRERVIQTVDSAVQGGEGRHFTPGLHQLPVRPVTQNGKHTMAAVSMATSLANASVLNSPLQILAAQASSSPPVLVTRQPPASQSSEPQAKRPKMEDEGDGEPAQHPVTPAQQPVIVAMASQNHDPRQ